One Atribacteraceae bacterium genomic window, GCGATTCGATCGCCGTAGGATCCAGCAGGCTGAACAATAACGGAATCTGTTCCAGGTCATAGGTTGGTCCGATAAGAGGGATGGAAGCCTCTTTCGTCCCCGCCGGTGATCTGAGGCGGATCGAAGCCGCATGTTCCTGATAACGGGTGTCCAGCTCTAAAACGCCGCCGGCGGCCGGGTAGGGAATATTCTTCCGGCTGGACAGAGGGCGTAAAGTCTGACTGTCCATGACCACTCCGCTGTCTTCCCAGGTTTCGCCGTCTCGGGTGACCAGAAGCGATCGGAGGGTCAGTGTCACCTCATCACGAGTGATGAGGTGATGGACCTCTCCGCCTTTTTCTTCGCCGACCATGACGGCATAGCGAATCACACCGGCGTCCAGGGCGAAAAGAGTCCGGGAGAACAAGAGTATGGTGACGGTAAAAAGGACGGTCAGGCTGAAGTCAATCGCTCGGTTTCGCGGGATAGGGCCTCTCTCCTTTCTTCCCGGCGGTAAGCGTACCAGAGAATTCCCAGGGTTAATATACACAGGAGGGGGAGCAGGCTGACTAAATAGGCCTGCGTGAACAGGGACAGGAACGGTATGAACTGAAAGAGGAGACGGGGGACAATCTCCATTTGGAGTATGAAAAAGGACAACAGAACAAAGCCGACGAACCGCCGGATGGGATAGGGTACGTCCCGGTACCGGCCGAACGCCAGGAAGGCGCAGGCGGCAACACCGAAGACGATCTCCAGGAGTCTTTGGATCAGAAAAGGTCCGGTTGGAAAGGTGGAAAACTGGCTGTATCCATAAAAGCGGGAGAGGTCATGGAATAAAATCAAGAGGAGGTCGCGGGTGATTTTCCCCAGGGCGAAGCCGATCCCGATGAACAGCCAGAAGGGAAATAAGGCGGTGGCGTGTTGCGGCTTTAGGCGACGGTAAAGGCGGTCGATCAGGAAAGCGAGGAGGGAAAGTTCGAGCACGGTGATGAGGACACTGATCAACCAGACGTTTCCCAGACCGGCAATCCGGTCGTAAAGGGCTTTTTCGAGTAGGCGGTAAGGGAGGATGAGGGGAAGGAGAAAGGCGGGGCCATAGCCAGAAAGAAATACGACTCCCGCTGGCGGGAAATCGTTCCACCGGAGCCGAATCAGCCACCAGTATCCGAGGGGAACCAGGATGAGCAAAAAAAGAGTGGCGATCATTGACTCACTCCCTGCTGCAGGCCGGAAGGCGGTTTCCCTGACTCCACTTGGTGTTTTTCGCAGTACGTCTCGATCGGGCACTGAAGGCAGCGCGGACGGCGGGGGAGGCACACGTTCTGGCCGAAGAGAACCAGCACGGTGTTGATCGGAATCCAATATGGGGGGGAGAGTTTGTCTCGCAGGGCCATTTCCGTCTGTTCCGGGGTTTTGGTCCGGACATAGCCCCAGCGGTTGGTGATCCGGTGGACATGGGTATCAACGCAAATGCCGGGTAGACCAAATCCCTTGGTCAGCACCAGATTGGCGGTTTTTCGGCCGACGCCGGGAAGCTGCAGCAACTCGTCTAAGGTGTCGGGTACTTGTGAGTCGTAACGCTCGACGAGGATATGGGAAATTTCCCGTAAATACCGTGCTTTCTGCCGGTAAAAGCCCACCGGATAGATGAGATTGGCCAGTTCGCTTTCCGGAATAAGCAGGATGGAGTGCGGCGTATCAGCTCGCGCGAACAACCGTTCCGTCGCACGGCGGGTGACCGGGTCCTGGGTTCGGAGGCTGAGTAGACAACCGGCCAACACGAGAAAGGGATTATTGTTTAGGGGTTCGAGGGTCATATCTTGCCAATTTTTTTTATTTTCCTGTAGTATGTTGAATACTTTGTCGATGGCGAAGTGGATCATATGGTCAATCATACGGGAAGTAGGGGTAGAATAGCAAGAGAGCATCTTGATTGTTGCTTACCGATACGTTTATAATCGTAGCATGAAAATCGTGTAAGGGGAGGTGAGTCTGCGAGGAAACCGGTAGGCAAGTGGTACTGGGAACGAGTCTGAACAGAATGGGAGGTGTGTACAATAATGAAAAAAATCGCATTGCTCTGTGCGGTAATTCTTGTCTGTGTACTGAGTGTGAGCGGGTTGGTCTCGGCCCAGACCCGGGTACGGGTCATGTGGGCCGAATATGATGGGTTGACTCCGGACTATGCCGTGAACCTGGAACAGGCGTTTGAAGCAGCCCACCCCGATATCGATCTCGAAATCATCTCTACGCCCTGGCCCGAATTCTTTGACCGCTTGATTACCTTTGTCGTCGGTGGGCAAGCTCCCGATCTTTCCGTGATCGGAACCCGCTGGTTGTTGGACCTCATGGAAATGGGAGTAGTGGAACCGATTGCGCAATGGGTGAGCGATGAAACGCTCGCCAATATCGATCCGGCGCTTCGGGAAGGAACTATCGGTGGTGTCCTCTATGGTCTGCCGGTAGCCGCCGGTACCCGATTGCTGTATTACCGGTCCGATATTGTTGAAAGAGCCCCTGAAACGTTTGAAGAAATGCTGGACATGGCCCTGAAAGTACACAACCCGGAAGAACGCATTAACGCGGTGGGAATGAGCGGCATGTTATATCCGGAGTTAACCGAACATGCGTATTACTTGTTTGGCAACGACGGGTACTATTTTGAAATACTCCCTGACGGGACCTATGGAAGATCCACGGTTAACGACGAAGCCGGCTTGGAAGCGATGCAATTCATGAACGACCTGGTGAATACCCACCAAGTGACTCAGCCGGGAGTAACCGCTTACTCGCGTGATGAACTTCAGGACCTGTTTGCAGCCGGAAATCTTGTGTTCTTCATGAGCGGAGGATTCACGTCCGCGATATTGGAAGCACGCGATGTGCCCTTTGAATGGAGCGTAGCTCCTCTTCCTCACTTTGAAGGAAAGCCTCAGAGCAGTTTGATCGTTACCGACTCCATGGTCATGTTCAATACTTCGCTGGCCAAGGAAGAAGCTGGGAAGTTCCTTGATTTCTTTTATTCCGACCCATGGCGCCTCGAATTCGACAAGTTGGTCGGATTCCCCCCGGTGACCAAGTCCCTGGCTGATGAGCCTTACTTCCAGACTCCGGTATACCGGGTCATGGTCGAGCAGATTCCCGGAGCCAAGGGCTGGCCGTTGATGGAAGAGTGGCCGGAAGCCAACGATATAATTTGGGACAACATCAGCGCGATATTCCTGGGCATCAAAAC contains:
- the nth gene encoding endonuclease III, whose product is MIHFAIDKVFNILQENKKNWQDMTLEPLNNNPFLVLAGCLLSLRTQDPVTRRATERLFARADTPHSILLIPESELANLIYPVGFYRQKARYLREISHILVERYDSQVPDTLDELLQLPGVGRKTANLVLTKGFGLPGICVDTHVHRITNRWGYVRTKTPEQTEMALRDKLSPPYWIPINTVLVLFGQNVCLPRRPRCLQCPIETYCEKHQVESGKPPSGLQQGVSQ
- a CDS encoding sugar ABC transporter substrate-binding protein codes for the protein MKKIALLCAVILVCVLSVSGLVSAQTRVRVMWAEYDGLTPDYAVNLEQAFEAAHPDIDLEIISTPWPEFFDRLITFVVGGQAPDLSVIGTRWLLDLMEMGVVEPIAQWVSDETLANIDPALREGTIGGVLYGLPVAAGTRLLYYRSDIVERAPETFEEMLDMALKVHNPEERINAVGMSGMLYPELTEHAYYLFGNDGYYFEILPDGTYGRSTVNDEAGLEAMQFMNDLVNTHQVTQPGVTAYSRDELQDLFAAGNLVFFMSGGFTSAILEARDVPFEWSVAPLPHFEGKPQSSLIVTDSMVMFNTSLAKEEAGKFLDFFYSDPWRLEFDKLVGFPPVTKSLADEPYFQTPVYRVMVEQIPGAKGWPLMEEWPEANDIIWDNISAIFLGIKTPEQGMNDAAAEIDALRGM